In a single window of the Cucumis melo cultivar AY chromosome 11, USDA_Cmelo_AY_1.0, whole genome shotgun sequence genome:
- the LOC103501871 gene encoding cationic peroxidase 1-like gives MASLIHSLLLCVIVLSASLSHSHAQLTQDFYNNVCPKALSTIKSIVSKAIKREPRMGASLLRLHFHDCFVNGCDGSVLLDDTTNFTGEKTAPANANSIRGFEVVDQIKTQVDRVCKGNVVSCADILAIAARDSVSILGGPKYKVLVGRRDARTASFDNARRNLPPPFFSFTQLLSNFQSHGLDLKDLVVLSAGHTLGVARCSTFRTRIYNDTNIDTKFATTLQRNCPQSGGDDNLKGLDKTPNFFDNAYFKALLTNKGLLHSDQELFGGGNSDSDDLVKYYSRYPSAFRNDFGSSMIKMGNMNPLTGTDGEIRANCRLVN, from the exons ATGGCATCCCTTATCCACTCTCTTTTGCTTTGTGTTATTGTTTTATCGGCTTCCTTAAGCCATAGCCATGCACAACTAACTCAAGACTTTTACAACAATGTCTGCCCCAAGGCCTTGTCCACCATTAAATCCATCGTTTCGAAGGCCATCAAGCGCGAGCCTCGCATGGGTGCTTCACTATTACGTCTCCATTTTCATGATTGTTTTGTCAAC GGCTGTGATGGGTCGGTCTTGTTGGATGATACTACCAACTTCACTGGAGAAAAGACTGCACCTGCTAATGCTAACTCGATTAGAGGATTTGAAGTTGTGGATCAAATTAAGACACAAGTGGATCGAGTTTGCAAAGGGAATGTCGTGTCTTGTGCTGACATCTTAGCCATTGCTGCTCGTGACTCCGTTTCTATT CTAGGAGGGCCAAAGTACAAGGTACTAGTAGGAAGAAGAGACGCAAGAACAGCGAGTTTTGACAATGCCCGTAGAAATCTCCCTCCACCCTTTTTCAGCTTCACACAACTTCTTTCCAACTTCCAGTCTCATGGCCTCGACCTCAAGGACCTCGTTGTCTTGTCGGCTGGCCACACTCTAGGGGTCGCCCGGTGCAGCACTTTTCGAACTAGGATATATAATGACACGAACATCGATACAAAATTTGCAACAACGTTGCAGAGGAACTGCCCACAGAGCGGTGGGGATGACAATTTGAAAGGCCTTGACAAGACTCCAAACTTCTTTGACAATGCCTACTTCAAGGCTTTGTTGACAAACAAGGGCCTTCTCCATTCTGACCAGGAACTGTTTGGTGGTGGCAATAGTGATAGCGATGATTTGGTGAAGTATTATAGTAGATATCCATCTGCCTTTAGAAATGATTTTGGTTCTTCTATGATCAAGATGGGTAATATGAATCCACTCACAGGAACTGATGGAGAAATCAGAGCCAATTGTAGGCTTGTTAATTAA